DNA from Methanococcus voltae:
TATCACAATTGCAATAAGTATGATTCCTAATATTAACGAAGGTATTTCGATAATAAAACCGTTTTTATAGGTTGTTTTAAAGAATTCTTTATTTATGTAGAAATTCATCACATAACTTAATATAACCCCTAAAGGAACGTATGCAAAGACTATTCCCACAAAAAATTTGATAATAGACACTTTAGTAATTAATGTCATATCACTATCCATTTTAGCAATTTTTACCCCCAAATAAGTTAGAAAAATTTGCAAAACCATTCCAATTAATAATAATGCAACAATAAAAACCGCAGAAAGTCCTGCAACAATTTCAAAAGTATTCATAATTTCACCAAACTATAACCCGTATATATTAATTCTAACTATATATTATCATAAATTATATAGTTTTTCATAGGGTTTAAAAATACAGAACTTTAATAAATATATAATATATAAAAAATAAAAAAATAAAAAAATAGTTAGTTAAGTTGAGTAACCGTAGCTGAAGATGGGTCAAGGGTTAAATAACCTACCCCGAGTACCATAAGGATTATTAATACGATTCCCAAGAGTATTCCAAAGATTATTAATGGTAATTCGATAATAAAACCATTTTTCCAGTCTGTTTTAAAGAATTCTTTATTTATATACGTTGCAGCCAATAGGGCGAGTATAAATCCCATTGGAAACATATTTAAAATTGCACTGGCTAACGATTTATACAAAGATACTTTAGCAATTTCTTTAAATTCAGAATCTATTTTAACGATTTTTAAACCAATACATGTATTTATAAGCTCTAAAACAAAACTAATAACAAAAGCTAACGCGAAAACTGCTATTACGCCCATTCCCAAAAATCCAAGTCCTAACATAGTGTCTGCAGGCATTTTCTCACCAACATTATAATTTTTTTAATAGAATTAATTTATTTATTCCACATATTATATAGGTAATATATCCCAAATTTTATTTATTATCCAATATTCTATATTCCATATTTTAGCAATTTTATTAATTTTATTAATAAAATATAATTTAAATTAAATTATGTTATTATATATACCATTAATTATGTACTTAATAGTATAAAAGTAATTAGTAATTAAAATATCAAATAAACAATATAAAGGCGATAAGTTGATTAAAGATGAAGATTTTATTAGGAACGAAAGTGTACCTCTTACAAAAGAAGAGATTAGAGCATTAAGTTTATCAAAACTAAATTTAACACACGACGATATTGTTATAGACATTGGTTGCGGTAGCGGAGGAATGACTGTTGAGATAGCTACTATAGCTAAAAAAGCTTATGCGATAGATAATAATGAAGATGCAATCAATACTACAAACGCCAATTTGGAAAAATTTGATATAAAAAACTGTGAAGTAATATCTGGGGACGCTAAAGAAGAATTGGAAAAAATACTAAATAATATATCCTCCGAAACTGTCAAAACTGAGGAAACTGCTAAAAATTTAAAAATATTTATCGGCGGTACTCAAAATATTGAAGAAATTTTAAGCATAATAAATAAGTATGGTATAAAAACAGTTGTATCAAATACCATTGTTGTGAATACGGGCTTAAAAATTGCTGAAATATTGGAAAACTATGATTATGAAATTGATTTAATTAATATGACTGTTTCATACGGTAGAAGGATAAAATCAGGATATATGATGATGGCAAGGAATCCTATTACCATAATAACGGCTAAAAAATAAATATGAAAAAATTAAGTATAATTAATCATATTTACCTACGAGTGCTATTTTGTAGCCAGTAGACTGAATTACCTTTAATAACGTATCTATTCGGGGTTTATACTCCTTATCAGATTTAAGACGATGTGCAATTGAAAAAGATATGCCATTTTCCTTAGATAAGCAGTATGTAGATTTATCTTTTAAAATTTGACCAAATTCCTCCTTAAATCCTTGAAAGTCATCTATTACAAATATTTCACATATTTCAGAATATAATTCTGAATTTATTGAGTTATTTAAAACATTATTATTAGTTTTATTAATTTTGCTAAGTTTATTATTAATATTATTTCTATTAATATTTTTATTAGTTTTATTATTTTTATTAGTTTTATTAGTTTTATTATTTTTTTCCATATTTTTATTTTTCGTGAGATTTTTAATGATATACACCCCCGTGAGAGAAAGATATGAGTGTGTATTTTAAGTACATATATGGAGTAATTAGGCATTTGAATTCATTAAAAGCCTTATATATATTAAATTCCGAAGACTCTTTATAGTTTTCTATATATAATATCATAATGAAATTAGTTAATAATTAATAATTAAGAAGTAATAATTAAGAAGTAATAATTAAATAATAGATATTAAAATTTAAATTTAAAATTTTAAATAAGAATTATCGATTAATCAGTTTAGCAAAGTGATATTTTTGAGTAGTATGTGTTCAATTTGCAAAGGTAGAAAGAATTTATGTGGTAGAAGTAAATGTTTAATTCTTCAAAAATTCAGAATTTCCAAAAAATTTAAAGGATTAATCGAAAAAAAGGAATTCTTTGGAGCATCTCCTCCGAGTTTATTTGTAGGAGAATATGGATACCCTAAAGTACGTATTGGCCCTATGTTGCCAACTTTTGGAGATGTGGAACAAGTAAATGAACTATTGAATGAAAATACAAATACAAATATCGAATCTAAATCGGAATTCGATATAAGCAAGCTTGAAAATCCTAAAAACTGGACAAATAGCTCCATTGATGAGATTATGCACTATCGGTCAATGTTGGTTATGGGAGAAACCAAATCAAACGTTAAAGTTGAAAATAATTATAGAGACGCTAATTTACCAACTTCTACGAAATATATAGATAATATACAAGAAATTGCTATGTCGATAAAACCTGTGGATAGTGAGATGAAACTACTAAAAAATCCTAAAATGGTTTTAGGTATGAGCTCTTATACATCTCCCATGGGTGCAAAAGAAAACCTTTTAAAATTTGATATTGCAGAGAACCCAAAAATTCCTAAAAAAACGGATAGTGTTGTTAATGATGAATTAAAAGCATTAGAAGGTGTTATGAGTCTTTACAATTCAGGATTTGACGAATATTATATTATAAAACTACTGTCTACCGGTTTGATGGGTGTTGACAAAAAAATTGTACCTACAAAATGGAGTATAACTGCTGTACAGGATATGATTGGCAAGGAATTACGTAAAGAAGTAATTGGATACAATGTAATTAATAATTATGAGCTATACCACGCTGAACTATTGGGAAACAGATATTTCATACTATTGATACCTGATTTATACGCCTTTGAAGCTATGGAAGTATGGTTAAAAGGTTCATTGTATGGTAGGGTAGCGGAATACCATGTATGTGGAGATTATGAAGGAATTAAAGGATTAAAAGGATATGTAAAAGAAACTGCGGGAGCTTTTCACGCTTCACGGTTAAGTGTTATGGAAAATCTACATAAACGGAAAAAACAAGCTAAAATCGTTGTAATAAGGGAAATTACGCCAGATTATTATGCTCCAGTAGGAGTTTGGCAAATTCGACAAGGTGTTAAACTTGCAATGGATAGTAAAAAAATTGGCGAATTTGACACCTTAAAATCAGCCCTTTTGGGTTTAGAACAGTATTTGATAGTTCCAGTTGATAAATACGTTGAAAAAAGTAAAATATTAAAAATAACAAATAGACAGACATTATTAGAACAATTTCTTTAATTATTGGTCGTATTTATTATTTTATTAGTTTATTAGTTTATTATTTTATTATCTTTTATTCTTTTTTATTTATTCTTTTTTATTTGAGTAATTAGTAATTCTTAATTATTAATCATTAATTATTAGTTTTTTATAATTAATATCTCCAATATTTTATGAAATTTCCTTTATTTTTAACATTTAAAATTAATTTACATCCTTCTGTCCAACTATCCGATTCAGTCCTTAAAAAAACAAGGTCATCAAACACATTCTCTATTTCTGATTTTTCTATCTCGACTACTTCCCCCGTATCTACCCAAGAACCAGAGACTTTTTCGAGACTTTTCTTATCGAGTAAGCTTTCAGCCTTTATTTTTGTTAAATCGCTTAACCTATCAATTTTTTGGATTCTTCTAACCTTCATATTACCCACCATTTTTAAATATGCAAGATATTAAACAGTAATAAATATTTTAAATTTAAAGTATTAAAAGTTAATTATTTTAATCGAGGATATTAATGTTTTATAGAATACTATTTAAAAAATAGTGAAAAATAAAATATAATAAAATATAATAAAATAATGAAAAAATAATAAAAAAATAAGGCAATTTAATTTAAAAATATATTAGAATTCTCTTTCAACAGATAATTTCTCTTCATTTTCAGAGAATAACTTATTTACCATCCAATCGACGTCAAACTCTTGTAAATCAGAATATCTTTGACCTACGCCCATATATAATATAGGTTTTCCGATTGAGTGTGCAATGGATAAAGCTGCCCCACCTTTTGCATCGGCGTCTGTTTTAGTCAATATTGCTCCGTCAATGTTAACAGCGTTGTTAAATTCTTCTGCCTGATTTATTGCATCGTTTCCAGCTAATGAATCACCTACAAATACCACTAAATCGGGTTTTGTCACTCTAACAACTTTTTTAATCTCAGACATTAAATTTATATTTGTTGTTTGTCTTCCGGCCGTGTCTGCAAGTACTACGTCAATTTTTTTAGCTTTTGCGTGCTGTATTGCATCAAAAATAACCGCTGCACTATCTGCACCTTTCTGATGTTTAATAACTTTGACTTCAAGATTATTTGCGTGCTCTTCAAGTTGTTCAATTGCTCCAGCTCTAAATGTATCCCCTGCTGCCATTACAATGCTATGACCATTTTGTTTTAATTTATACGCTAATTTAGATATGGAGGTAGTTTTTCCAGTTCCATTTATTCCTAAAAATATGATTACGGCAGGTTCTCCATTTTTATTTTTATTTTGGATTAATTCCTCAATATCAATTTTTTCCTGTGCCAATATGTTCCTAATTGAGTTTTTAAGGGCTGTTTCTATAATTTCCTCAGGATTGTCCTCACTTGTAATTTTTAAACCGATTAAGCTTTCTTTAAGTGATTCGATTATATTTTCTACGGTATCGTACGCTACATCAGCCTCTAAAAGTTCTAATTCTAATTCTTCTAATATATCCTCAATATCATCTTCTGTAAGTATTACTTCCTTACTTAAAACTTTCTTAATACTTTTTGTAATTTTAAATTTGTCTAAAAACCCTACTTTTGTTTTTTCAAATTTATCTAAAACGTTATTATTTTTAATTTCTTCATCTTTCTTATGTTCTTTATTTTCATCTTCTTTATTTTCATTATTTTTAATTTCTTCAGTATTTGTATTATCTTTTATATATTTTTCTTGTGTTGTTTCTTGTTTTTCGGTTTCGATTTCCTTATCTACCGCTTCGCCCTTTTTATATATTTTATTAGATAATTTACCCATAGTACTTGTTAATTTTGATTTAAGGCTTCCAAACATTTATTTCACCAAAATGGATTATATAAAATATTAAATATCACATATTAAATATCACATATTAAATATTAAAATATTTATTTTACCATATTTATTATTATATTACTATATTTTATTACTATATTTTATTATTATATTACTTTGATTATTATATATTACTTTGTTATTCAAACT
Protein-coding regions in this window:
- the cbiT gene encoding precorrin-6Y C5,15-methyltransferase (decarboxylating) subunit CbiT, translated to MIKDEDFIRNESVPLTKEEIRALSLSKLNLTHDDIVIDIGCGSGGMTVEIATIAKKAYAIDNNEDAINTTNANLEKFDIKNCEVISGDAKEELEKILNNISSETVKTEETAKNLKIFIGGTQNIEEILSIINKYGIKTVVSNTIVVNTGLKIAEILENYDYEIDLINMTVSYGRRIKSGYMMMARNPITIITAKK
- a CDS encoding Nre family DNA repair protein, with protein sequence MCSICKGRKNLCGRSKCLILQKFRISKKFKGLIEKKEFFGASPPSLFVGEYGYPKVRIGPMLPTFGDVEQVNELLNENTNTNIESKSEFDISKLENPKNWTNSSIDEIMHYRSMLVMGETKSNVKVENNYRDANLPTSTKYIDNIQEIAMSIKPVDSEMKLLKNPKMVLGMSSYTSPMGAKENLLKFDIAENPKIPKKTDSVVNDELKALEGVMSLYNSGFDEYYIIKLLSTGLMGVDKKIVPTKWSITAVQDMIGKELRKEVIGYNVINNYELYHAELLGNRYFILLIPDLYAFEAMEVWLKGSLYGRVAEYHVCGDYEGIKGLKGYVKETAGAFHASRLSVMENLHKRKKQAKIVVIREITPDYYAPVGVWQIRQGVKLAMDSKKIGEFDTLKSALLGLEQYLIVPVDKYVEKSKILKITNRQTLLEQFL
- the ftsY gene encoding signal recognition particle-docking protein FtsY yields the protein MFGSLKSKLTSTMGKLSNKIYKKGEAVDKEIETEKQETTQEKYIKDNTNTEEIKNNENKEDENKEHKKDEEIKNNNVLDKFEKTKVGFLDKFKITKSIKKVLSKEVILTEDDIEDILEELELELLEADVAYDTVENIIESLKESLIGLKITSEDNPEEIIETALKNSIRNILAQEKIDIEELIQNKNKNGEPAVIIFLGINGTGKTTSISKLAYKLKQNGHSIVMAAGDTFRAGAIEQLEEHANNLEVKVIKHQKGADSAAVIFDAIQHAKAKKIDVVLADTAGRQTTNINLMSEIKKVVRVTKPDLVVFVGDSLAGNDAINQAEEFNNAVNIDGAILTKTDADAKGGAALSIAHSIGKPILYMGVGQRYSDLQEFDVDWMVNKLFSENEEKLSVEREF